The DNA segment CACCCTTATAGCTCGGCAATGATAAACCGGCACGCATCAAGACAAAGGAGGAGATAGCTTTAGCTGTTTTACCACAGCCATCAGCAAAAAAGTGGTCAACAAGGTCTATATGGTACTCACAAAAAGCAGCAACCTCGACGGGGTCACTATCGGGGTTGGTTAGTTTTTGATGTAACTCCTCATAAAACTGTTCCATGGCAGCAGGCAATTCGTCAAGTCTAGTGTATGGATATTTATCGGAGTCTTCGCCAGTTCTGATAAGAGAACCTTCCTTTACAATACCGTCATTAATCTGAGCAGCAATAGACTCAACTAATTGTCTAACTTTGCTGGCTGATGAAAAATCTGCGTCTCTTTGTTCAAAAGCCAATGATATCGCCTTATCAAAGTTTGCTTTAGCTCTTGCTGCGGCTTCATCACCATCGATGGATTCCATACTGGCTGCTTTTGTACTACTCGCCGATGTGTCGATTGTGCCGTTAGCGGTTCGGGAAGTAGCCAATAGATTATGATTAGCGTCAGCCAAATAACCCTTAAGCTCTTGAGCGGTACCCGCACCTGCCATTATGTCCACCGCTCGGCGTAACGTCTTGCCCTTAAACCCTCCAAGTCTAGCCGCAACCTTCGCGGCATGTTCACGGCCCTTCTCGCTATTATCGTAGGATGAATTACAGTGTTGCTGTATAAAGGCATCGTCAATTACCGTGTTACCCAGTACCTCCGCATCAGCTTCCGCTTGCTCAGGCGTACTAAATAATCTAGCGTAAAGTTCTTGTCGTTTCTGATCGACAACAACTTTACCATCAATTAGAACAGCTACCACTACAGGTCTTCGCTCATCTGGGTCAAATGCCATAAGCATGTACCCATCAACTGCCGTATTGCTACCAGTCTCAACCTGCTTTATAAGCTCAGACCTATTTGCTCTAATACCGACAAAACCTTTGATTATTGCATCAAATGGCACATTAGGATCTTCGCCACCTTTTTCGCGCATTAATACGCCCACCAGTGAGGATTCTAGCGGTACGTCGACATCAAGAATCCGTACATTACGTTCCGTCTCAGAAGCATTTGCTAAGATGTCCTCTATATCTCCGGGGGTTTCGTTGCGCTTATCTAGTACTACTGACATATCAGGATCTGTTAATTGTCGCTCGATTCTTCGGCTTATCATCGATCCCTCATCGTGTACTTGTGCGGCACTGATATCTGGGTCACCCTCTCTCAAGGCAAACTTATAGGAATCAGGGTTGATTGCACCCGAGGGTTCTCCCCTTCCGTCTAATATTCCAGCGAACATTTCGTGACCAGCGCTTAAAGCACGGGTTTTTCCAGATGCAGTATTACCACGCAGAGCATAGATTGTCGGCTTTGGATTTTTTTCTTTGAGCCTTTCGGAAAGTGCGTGAGCTTTTAAGATTGCTTCTTCGAAAACACTTTCGTGCAACTTGCGCCTTTCAGAATCCCAGCTTTCCGGATTATCAAGCAGGGATTTCCTCTCCTGTTTGCTTAAACTATCTAGATTAGCTGATGTAAAGGATTCTATGGAAGAAGTGGTGGTTTCTTTGAGTCGTTTAATCTTAGCTTTGTAGACCTCTCGCGCCGCGTGTTCAGGAGTTCTAAGCACCCCTTCAACACGATCAATTTCTTTTGCTATCGCTTCGGCAGTTTCGGGATCTTCTGCTGCTATCTCTACAGTTGCATCTACTAACTCTTGATCAAAACCATCTCTCTCTAATGTTTCTATGGGGTTACTCCTGCCCACTAAACCCCCGGCTACTGTCTGCTCAGCAGCTGCTCCAACTGCTTCCGTTATTCTTTCGCTGTCCCCCGGGCCCCTCATTTCATAAGCACCGGCATCGGCTATTGTACGCTCAGCGACATAGGTTAGCGCCTCACCAGTCTGTTGCTCAAGTTCGGGAGAAGTCAGAGGATTTACATGTTCTTTAATCCAAGATTTTGCACCATCAATCTTATCCCTAATTTTTTCCATCAATGGTCGGCGACTTTCTGTTTCAGGGGATTGAAGTGGTACAACTGGAATATTTTCTGGGTTTCTATTTTGTATCACATACAAATTATACGAAAAGCTCATGTTATTTACCACACCAGTGAATAAACAAGTAACGATGGTAGAATTAGTATATGAAACACTTCCAAACCCTTCCCAAACTCTCACCGGGCGACCAAGTTGGTATTATTTCACCGTCTGCGGGACTACCAGGACTCTTTCCATGGGTACAAGATTTGGGCCTAGAGCGCATGCGAGATATATTCGGTCTTATTCCTGTAGAATATCCCACCACACGTATGATGAATGCTTCGCTTGAGGACAGAGCGCGCGATATCATGGCCGCATTTGCCGACCCGAACAACAAAGCAGTGTTTGCTTCTATAGGCGGTAATGATCAGATAAAACTTATCAAGTACCTTGACCCACAGGTATTCAGAGATAATCCAAAGCCGTTTTTTGGCTATAGCGACAATACACATTTGCACAATTTCTTGTGGAATTTGGGTATACCATCGTACTATGGCGGCGGTATTATGAATCAATTTGGTATGAATGTCCGAATGTTTGATATGACGATAGATTCTCTCAAGCACG comes from the Candidatus Saccharimonas aalborgensis genome and includes:
- a CDS encoding zeta toxin family protein, with amino-acid sequence MIQNRNPENIPVVPLQSPETESRRPLMEKIRDKIDGAKSWIKEHVNPLTSPELEQQTGEALTYVAERTIADAGAYEMRGPGDSERITEAVGAAAEQTVAGGLVGRSNPIETLERDGFDQELVDATVEIAAEDPETAEAIAKEIDRVEGVLRTPEHAAREVYKAKIKRLKETTTSSIESFTSANLDSLSKQERKSLLDNPESWDSERRKLHESVFEEAILKAHALSERLKEKNPKPTIYALRGNTASGKTRALSAGHEMFAGILDGRGEPSGAINPDSYKFALREGDPDISAAQVHDEGSMISRRIERQLTDPDMSVVLDKRNETPGDIEDILANASETERNVRILDVDVPLESSLVGVLMREKGGEDPNVPFDAIIKGFVGIRANRSELIKQVETGSNTAVDGYMLMAFDPDERRPVVVAVLIDGKVVVDQKRQELYARLFSTPEQAEADAEVLGNTVIDDAFIQQHCNSSYDNSEKGREHAAKVAARLGGFKGKTLRRAVDIMAGAGTAQELKGYLADANHNLLATSRTANGTIDTSASSTKAASMESIDGDEAAARAKANFDKAISLAFEQRDADFSSASKVRQLVESIAAQINDGIVKEGSLIRTGEDSDKYPYTRLDELPAAMEQFYEELHQKLTNPDSDPVEVAAFCEYHIDLVDHFFADGCGKTAKAISSFVLMRAGLSLPSYKGGRDEYYKHAPRSIVRVDQIADRAAWQDFLQYYKSMVKTDNGGI